One window from the genome of Flavobacterium agricola encodes:
- a CDS encoding D-2-hydroxyacid dehydrogenase: MKILANDGISESGKVALENAGFEVITTKVAQEQVANFINDNNIDALLVRSATKVKKDVIDACPNLKLIGRGGVGMDNIDVDYAKSKGIHVINTPASSSASVAELVFAHIFAGIRFLHDSNRTMPLEGDTNFNGLKKAYGNGTELRGRTIGIVGFGRIGQAVAKVAIGLGMKVIATDKFIEKATIELDFFDGQKVNFTIETVPFETVLKQADFVTLHVPAQNGYLIGEAELALMKEGSGLINCARGGVVNEVDLINALNSGKLAFAGLDVFDTEPTPQMQVLMHTQISLTPHIGAATIEAQDRIGTELATQIIALLK; encoded by the coding sequence ATGAAAATATTAGCAAACGACGGAATCTCTGAAAGCGGTAAAGTAGCTTTAGAAAATGCCGGTTTTGAAGTAATTACAACCAAAGTAGCACAAGAACAAGTAGCTAACTTTATTAACGATAATAATATTGATGCTTTATTAGTACGAAGCGCAACTAAAGTAAAAAAAGATGTAATTGATGCCTGCCCTAACCTAAAACTTATTGGTCGTGGTGGCGTTGGTATGGATAATATTGATGTTGATTATGCAAAATCAAAAGGAATTCATGTAATTAACACGCCAGCATCTTCATCTGCATCAGTTGCCGAATTGGTATTTGCACACATTTTTGCAGGTATCCGTTTTTTACACGATTCAAATCGTACGATGCCGTTAGAAGGAGATACCAATTTTAACGGACTGAAAAAAGCTTACGGAAACGGTACCGAATTACGCGGTCGTACTATTGGTATTGTTGGCTTTGGGCGCATCGGCCAAGCAGTAGCAAAAGTTGCTATTGGTTTAGGAATGAAAGTGATTGCTACCGATAAATTTATTGAAAAAGCTACTATTGAATTAGATTTTTTTGATGGCCAAAAAGTAAACTTTACTATTGAAACTGTTCCTTTTGAAACGGTTTTAAAACAAGCCGATTTTGTAACCTTACATGTACCAGCACAAAACGGATATTTAATTGGTGAAGCAGAATTAGCTTTAATGAAAGAAGGTTCTGGCTTAATTAACTGCGCACGTGGTGGTGTTGTTAACGAAGTTGATTTAATTAACGCATTAAACTCAGGTAAATTGGCTTTTGCTGGTTTAGATGTTTTTGATACCGAACCAACCCCACAAATGCAAGTTTTAATGCACACGCAAATTTCATTAACTCCGCATATTGGTGCTGCAACTATTGAAGCGCAAGACAGAATCGGAACTGAATTAGCTACGCAAATTATAGCATTATTAAAATAA
- a CDS encoding DUF6787 family protein codes for MEKLKQRWGLKSNFQVAVILLVFAITGSTSAYIAKPILSYLGIQKTDMHILLYIVLYVLIIFPIYKVILLVIGTLFGQHTFFKNFLIKMLSRMGFAFLFKNQTK; via the coding sequence ATGGAAAAGTTAAAACAACGTTGGGGTTTAAAATCTAACTTTCAGGTAGCAGTAATTTTGCTTGTTTTTGCCATTACTGGTAGTACATCAGCTTATATAGCCAAACCTATTTTAAGCTATTTGGGCATTCAAAAAACAGATATGCACATTTTACTTTATATTGTTTTGTATGTGCTTATCATTTTTCCTATTTATAAAGTTATTCTTTTAGTAATCGGAACCTTATTCGGTCAACATACCTTCTTTAAAAACTTTTTAATAAAAATGCTTTCGCGAATGGGATTTGCTTTTTTATTTAAAAATCA
- a CDS encoding LNS2 domain-containing protein: protein MELEFKNNESPVLKDGIKNYLIDIDGTITDDVPNEQPERMETCLPFPDALATLNKWFDQGHQICFFTSRTEAHREVTENWLKKHGFKYHSLLMGKPRGGNYHWIDNHIVRATRYEGKFTDLVESDAKIEVFKK from the coding sequence ATGGAATTAGAATTTAAAAACAACGAAAGTCCTGTTTTAAAAGATGGGATAAAAAACTATTTGATTGATATTGACGGTACTATTACCGACGATGTACCGAACGAACAACCCGAACGTATGGAAACGTGCTTGCCTTTTCCAGATGCATTAGCTACGTTAAACAAATGGTTTGACCAAGGTCATCAAATTTGTTTTTTTACTTCGCGCACCGAAGCACATCGTGAAGTAACCGAAAATTGGTTAAAAAAACACGGGTTTAAATACCACAGCTTATTAATGGGTAAACCACGTGGTGGTAATTACCACTGGATTGACAACCACATTGTTCGTGCGACGCGTTACGAAGGTAAATTTACCGATTTGGTAGAAAGCGATGCAAAAATTGAAGTTTTTAAAAAATAA
- the serC gene encoding 3-phosphoserine/phosphohydroxythreonine transaminase, with the protein MKIHNFSAGPCILPQEVFTKTAEAVLNFNNSGLSILEISHRSKDFVAVMEEARDLALELLNLKGKGYQALFLQGGASMEFLRIPYNFLKQNGKAAYLDTGTWANNAIKEAKAFGETLVIASSKEANYSFIPKDYSIPTDVDYFHCTSNNTIYGTQIKEFKSSSVPLICDMSSDIFSRTLDFSKFDVIYAGAQKNMGPAGVTLVVIKEELLGKTNRAIPNILNYQVHIAKESMYNTPAVSAIYTSLLTLQWLKKLGGVQAIESKNQAKADLLYQEIDRNPLFKGTAAVEDRSNMNATFLLQNDAAHKEQFDALWKAAGISGINGHRSVGGYRASMYNALPIESVQVLVDVMKELEKKLK; encoded by the coding sequence ATGAAAATACATAATTTTAGTGCTGGTCCTTGTATTTTACCACAAGAAGTATTTACAAAAACAGCCGAAGCCGTTTTAAATTTTAACAATTCAGGTTTATCAATATTAGAAATATCACACCGTAGCAAAGATTTTGTTGCTGTAATGGAAGAAGCTCGTGATTTAGCCTTAGAACTTTTAAACTTAAAAGGCAAAGGTTATCAAGCTTTATTTTTACAAGGTGGCGCAAGCATGGAATTTTTAAGAATTCCGTACAACTTTTTAAAACAAAACGGTAAAGCAGCGTATTTAGATACCGGAACTTGGGCTAATAACGCAATTAAAGAAGCTAAAGCTTTTGGCGAAACTTTGGTTATTGCTTCATCTAAAGAAGCAAATTACTCGTTTATCCCCAAAGATTATAGCATTCCAACTGATGTAGATTATTTTCATTGCACCAGTAACAATACCATTTACGGAACTCAAATCAAAGAATTTAAATCAAGTTCGGTTCCTTTAATTTGTGATATGAGCTCAGATATTTTTTCTAGAACTTTAGATTTTTCTAAATTTGATGTTATTTATGCAGGTGCACAAAAAAACATGGGCCCAGCTGGTGTAACTTTAGTAGTAATTAAAGAAGAATTATTAGGTAAAACTAACCGAGCAATTCCAAATATTTTAAACTACCAGGTGCACATTGCAAAAGAAAGCATGTATAATACGCCAGCAGTTTCGGCAATTTACACATCTTTATTAACTTTGCAGTGGTTAAAAAAACTTGGCGGCGTACAAGCAATCGAAAGTAAAAATCAGGCAAAAGCCGATTTATTATATCAAGAAATTGATCGCAATCCATTGTTTAAAGGAACAGCAGCTGTTGAAGACCGATCGAATATGAACGCAACGTTTTTATTACAAAACGATGCCGCACATAAAGAACAATTTGATGCCTTATGGAAAGCTGCCGGAATTTCTGGCATAAATGGTCACCGTTCGGTTGGTGGTTACCGCGCATCCATGTACAACGCCTTACCTATCGAATCGGTTCAGGTTTTAGTTGACGTAATGAAAGAATTAGAAAAAAAGCTTAAATAA